One Ornithinicoccus hortensis genomic window, GGTCCCAGCCATCACCACGATCCTGGGCCAGCTGCCGGCATACACGACCGGGGCGGCGTTCCTGGAGGTGCCGGACCACGGCGACCGCTGGGACGTCGCCGCCCCCGACGGCGTCCACGTCACCTGGCTGCACAGGGACGGTCGGCCCCACGGCGACCTGCTCGTACCCGCGGTGCAGGGGGCCGCGGGCGCGATGGTCGGCGCGGGACCGGCCGAGGGCCCGACCCCGGAGCGCGCCGAGGAGCCGGAGGACGTCGACATCGACGCCGAGATCCTCTGGGAGGTCGCCGACTCCCCCGCGCAGGCGCCCGGCCCGGAGCTCTACGCGTGGTTCGCCGGGGAGGCCGGCGTGATCAAGACACTGCGCCGCCACCTGGTCGGCGAGCTCGGGGTGGACCGCTCGTCGGTGTCATTCATGGGCTACTGGCGCGAGGGCCGCGCCGAGGGCTGACCTCCTGCCCGGGCGGTCTGGGTGGTCCACGGCCGTGTGGCCCTGGCACGACGCGCTGCCGGTTGATCACGGTGCCGGTTGTCCACAGATCGGCGCGACCCGGCCCATGCGGGACGCCGATCCGGCAGGCTGGTCGGGTGCAGGACCCACTGGAGCAGCCGCCCCGTCGACCCGACGGGTTCGTCGGGGAGTCCGGCGACGACGGCTCCGGGCTCACCCGTTTCGAGCGGCGCGAGCTGGCCCGCCAAAGACGCCTGGTGCGGCTGCACCGCGGGCTCTACCTGCCCCGCGAGGTCTGGGACGCCGCCCCGGAGCAGGAGCGTTACCGCTGGCGGGCCGCGGCCCAGGTGACGTCGCTGAAGGCGGAGGTGGCCGTCAGCCACGGCAGCGCCGCCGTGCTCCTCGGCCTCCCGCTGTGGGGTCACCAGCCGACGCGCCTGCACCTGTCCCTCACCGGGCCCGGCCGGGGCTGGCGCCGCGAGGGCTATACGGTCCACCGCAGCTACGGAGAGGACTCGGTCGTCCCGGCCTCCGCGCCTCCCGTCGTCCTGCCGGTCCTGGCCGCCCTCGGACTGGCCGAGACCGACGGCTTCCTCGCCGGCGTCACCGCCCTGGACGCAGCCCTGCACCGCGGCCTGACCACGATCGAGGAAGCCAGGCAGTGGTTGGGCCGGCTCCGCCGACGACCGGGGATGCGGATGATGACCCGGGTCGTCGAGGCCGCCGACGGGCTGTCCGAGTCTCCGCTGGAGACCAAGGCCCGGCTGTGCGTCAGGCTCTTGGGCTACCGGGTCTCCCTGCAGGTCGTGCTCCGCACCGTCGACGGTGAGTTCGTCGCCCGGGTCGACCTGCTCATCGAGGAGCTCGGCGTCGTCATCGAGGTCGACGGCCAGACCAAGTACCGCACTGACGCCGGCGGCGGCTCGGTCCAGACGCTCTTGTCGGAGAAGCAGCGCGAATCCGCCATCCGCGACCTCGGCTACGGAGTGGTCCGGGTCGACAACCGGGGCCTGGAATCACTCGCCGACCTGGACCGCCGGATCCGTGACGCTGCAGACCGTGCCGCTCCCTGGGTGAAGCGCCCCCGGCCACCAGCCGCCTGAGCCAGCGTTGTCGCGGCACTCGCAGCGCAGCCCACGTCCCACTGGTAGACGGTTTGGGGCACTGGCAGCACGGTCGACCATGCCACTAGTGCCCCAAACGTGCGACTAGTGGCTGCTGGCTTGGGCGGAGCAGGCGGCACCGGGTTCAGTCATCCGGGGCGGCGGCGCTCCGTGGGTCGCCGGGCTGCGACGCCCCCTACCGCCCACTGGTAGACGGTTAGGGGCACTGGTAGCACGCTCGACCATGCCACCAGTGCCCCAAACGTTCTCCTAGTGAGGAACGGACCAGCCGACCAGGCGTCGCAGCGTCGCGTGCGCAGCGACGCCGCCGGGACGCTCAGTCCTCGGACCCCACCGACTGGCTCGCAGGGTCGGTGACGGCGGCCTCGGGGTGCGGGGTCTGGGACGGCCCGCCGGAGAGCGCCTTCTGGTCCTTGACCCACAGGCCGACCAGGCCGCGGAAGTGCGCCAGGAACTTCTCCTGCTCGTGGGCCGGATAGGTGCTGCGCACGGTGTCGAGCAGGATCTTGTCGAACCCGTCGGAGTCGACCCATTCCAGGACGGCCTCCGGCAGGTGGGACAGGTGCTCGTCGCACCAGTTCCAGTAGTTCTCGGTGTCGAAGTGCTCGTCCGCCAGCGCGCGGTAGCCCTGCATCTTGGCCTGGTAGTCCAGGCTGTCGTCGTCGGCGATCTCGTAGTAGCGCCGCGTCTCCAGGTCGACGGTGGCGGGCCGGTTCGTCGCCAGGGCGTAGACCGACCAGCGGACCAGCGCAGTGATCGCCCACGGGAAGTAGTAGTGCAGCGAGGTCACGGCCACGTCCGGGCAGGCGTTGGCGTAGTCGATCGGGTGCACCTCGTCGCCCGCGATGAGCATCTCGGCGGAGTTGAACTCCCACCCGAAGAAGGCGTTGACGACCTTGCTCACCGTCTGGGCCTCCCACCCGGCCTGCGGGGACAGGAAGTCGTAACTGACGGCATACCGGTTGTGCATCGGCTGCTCGGGCCGGAAGTCCATCACCATCGTCTCGGGCCCGATGGACAGCGCGCGGGCGAACTTGTCGTAGTCGACGGTGGCCTGCAGGTGCATCAGCATCTCGCCGGACTCGTCGTAGGACTTGTGCAGGCCGTCCTGGTCCTCGATCCGGGAGACGCCGCGCCAGCCGCCACCGTCGAACGGCTTCATGTACATCGGGTAGCCGACCTCGTCGGCGATCTTGTCCAGGTCGAAGGAGTCGTTGTACTTCGCCGAGGTGTAAGCCCAACGGACGTTGTCGACCGGGTTCTTGTAGGGCACCAGCACCGTCTTGGGGATCTTCATGCCGAGCCGGAGCATGGCGCAGTAGGCGCTGTGCTTCTCCATCGACTGGAAGGTGAACGGGCTGTTCAGCAGGTAGGTGTCGTTCATCAGCGCGGCCTTCTTCAACCACTCGCGCGGGTGGTAGTACCAATACGCGAGGCGGTCGATGACCAACCCGGGTCGCACCGGGTCGGTGAGGTCGAACGGGCTGATCCGCAGCCGTTCGGAGGGGATCTCCAGCGTCTCGCCGCCCACCTTCAGCGGGCCGACGAGGCCGAGGATCTGTTCGAAGGCCCGGGGCCAGTCCTCCTCCGCACCGAGCAGGAGGCCGATCAGAGCGTTGCGCTTGGCTGCCATGACGGCAACCTATCGCGACGACGGCATCTTCGGTATGCCGTGGGCCGGGATCGGCGCGACCCCGGCCGGCCGGTCAGCAGAACCGCGGCAGGTGGTGCGCGATCTGCTTGCGCCACCACGGCCAGTCGTGCGCCGAGTCGTGGCCCCAGACGTCGAGCTGGTGCGGGACCCCCTTGGCCCGGAGCACCTCGGCCAACTGGTGCGCACCGGGCAGCGAGCGCGTCGGGTGCACCTCGAACGGCCCCTGCCCGACCACCAGCAGCACCTGCACCGCCTGCCGGAGGTAGGCCAGGTGGTCCCCGTGCGCGTTGGCCAGGTAGGCCGTGGGATTGTTGAAGTAGGTGGCCTGACCGATCTCGCCCCAGCTGCGCCAGGAAGTCGGGTCGTAGTTGCCGCTGAGCCCGATGCCCACCGGGAACAGGTCGGGACGCTTCAGCGCGAAGTTCACCGCGTGGTAGGCCCCCATCGAGCAGCCGGTGGTGACGATGCCCTGGTGGCCGGGTGAGTCGGCGCCGATCGTGGGCACCACGTGGTTGACGATCCAGTTCTCGTATGCCGTGTGCCGGCGGGCGCGTTCCTCGGTCGGCAGGCCGTAGTTGGACCAGGAGGAGGCGTCGAAGCTGTCGACGGCGTAGATCTTGATCCGGCCCGCCTCGACCAGGTCGCTCACCGCGTCGACCATGCCGTTGTTCTCGTAGTCCCAGGCGCGGCCGGCCTCGGAGGGGAAGGCCATCACCGGTCGGCCGTAGTGGCCGTAGCGGATGACGGTGCCGGGTCGGTCCAGCCCCTCGCCGTAGATCTCGGCCTGCTCCCGCTCCACGCCAGCTCCTTCGTTCGGGGGCCCGCCGGACCCGGCGGCCGGCAGACGGACCGTGCTGCCTGGGGTCAAGTCTGCTACATCCCGGGGCCCGTCCCGAACACATAGCCCAGTCATAGGAATCCCACAGTCCCCACCCATCCGGCTCGGCTGGACTGTCGGTCAACACCCACCCGTACCTGGAGGTCCCCATGACCACGCCCGTCCTCATGGTCGCCGACGCCGTCGCCATCCTGATCCTGACCTTCGCGGTCTACCTGCCCCGGCACCGGCGGCGCGACCTGGTCGTCGCCTTCCTCGGCGTCAACATCGGTGTCCTCGCGGTGAGCACCGTGCTGGCCTCGGCGATGACCGATGCCGCCGCCTCGGTCGGCCTCGGCATGGGACTGTTCGGCGTGCTGTCGATCATCCGGCTGCGCTCCGACGAGCTGGCCCAGCACGAGATCGCCTACTACTTCTCCGCGCTGGCCCTCGGCCTGATCGGCGGGATCGGCACCGGCGACGTCGGTCTGAGCCTGGCCCTGATGGGGCTGGTGCTCGGGACCATGGTGATCGGCGACCACCCCCGGCTGCTGCCCGCGCACCGTCGCCAGGTCGTGCACCTGGACCGGGCGGTCCCGGACCAGGAGGACCTCGTCGCCCGGCTGGAGCAGCTCCTCGGGGCGCGTGTACTCGGCACCAACGTGCTGCGCCTCGACCTGGTCGACGACACGACCCTGGTGGACGTGCGGTTCGCGGTGCGCGCCGGAGCTGGGTCCACGACGGCGGCTGGGGACATGGTCGCGACCGGCCCTGCGCCGGCGGCGGCTGCACCGGCGCGGGAGGGCTCCGCGGGCCCGGTCCGCGCCGTGCCCTCGGGATCGGTGCTCCGATGAAATCCGCCGACCTCGGCTCGCTGCCCCCCCGTCTCCCTCGAGGACCTGGTCGACGAGGCGGCGCTGCAGACCCGGATGGACCGCAAGTACCTGCTCGACGCGGCGGCGGCCCGGTCCACCCTGGCCGCGCTGCCGGCCGGCACCCGCGTGCTGGAGATCGGTGGTCACCGGTCCTTCGGCTACCGCTCGGTCTACTTCGACACCCCGGAGCTGGACAGCTTCGCCGGCACGGCCCACCCTCGGCGGCGGCGCTTCAAGGTGCGCACCCGCCACTACCTGGGCTCCGGCGAGAGCTGGCTCGAGGTGAAGACCCGTGGGCCCCGGGGCCTGACCGTCAAGACGCGGCGGCTCCGGTCCAGCGACGCAGCCGTCGACCGAGCCATCACCGAGACCCTGCTGAGCCGGTCGGACCAGGCCTTCGTGGCGGAGGTGCTGCGGCAGCAGCAGGTGCCCGACATCGACGTGACCGAGCTGCGGCCCGTGCTGGGCACCCGCTACGAACGCAGCCCCCTGGTGCTGCCGACGGCGGCGCGGTGCACCATCGACACCCGGGTGACCTGGCAGGACGTGCTGGGCAACGTGCTGTCCCGCCCGGACCTGGTGATCGTGGAGTCCAAGACGGGCTCGACACCCTCCCCGGTCGACCGCTCGCTGTGGCGGCTCGGCATCCGACCCTCCCGCTTCTCCAAGTTCGGCAGCGGCCTGGCCGCGCTGCACCCGGGGCTCCCCGCCAACCGCTGGCACCCGGTGCTAGCCGACGTCCTGGCCCCCACCGCCTGAGACACCACCCACTGCCCGCGACACCTGCGACGACCCCAGACAGCACCCACCCGATCCACCCACCACCGACCCGACAGGAAGCTCCCATGCGACCCACCACCTCCCGACTCAGTTCCCGCCTCCGCCAGGCCATCGCCGCCACGGCCGTCGCCGGGCTGCTGGCCGCCTGCAGCACGGCCGCCTCGACCACCCCCTCGGCCGCTCCCGAGACCGCGCAGTCAACCGTCGCCACCGACCAGACCGGGTCCGACAGCAGTGCGACGACCGACACCGACACGACATCCGGGTCCGGCACCGCCACGACGAGCGCCGGCAGCACCTCGACGACCGTCGCGGACCTGGTCGCCGACAACACCGAGCCGCACACGTCCGACGTCCCCGACGCGGCGACGGCGGCCGAGGACGTCGACGCCGAGATCACCCTCGCCGACGGCGCCTCCACGGCCGACGGGGACGGGGTCACCGTCGACGGGGACGTCGTCACGATCACGACCGGCGGGACCTACCTGATCGGCGGCGACCTCTCGGACGGTCAGCTCGTGGTGCAGGCCGCCGACGCGGACGACGTCGTCCTGGTGCTCGACGGGGTGAGCATCACCAGCTCGACCACGGCACCCCTGGTGGTCGAGGAAGCCGACGAGGTGACCATCGTCCTCGCCGCCGGGAGCAGCAACGCCCTGTCCGACGCCGCCAACTACACCACCGGGGAGGACGGCCCCGACGGGGCGCTGTTCTCCCGGTCGGACCTGACGATCACCGGGGACGGCGCGCTGGCGGTCGAGGGCAATGCCGGCGACGGCATCGTCGGCAACGACGGCGTGCTCATCGCCGGTGGCGACATCACCGTGGCCGCGGCGGACGACGGCATCCGGGGCAAGGACTACCTGGTGATCGACGACGGCACCGTGACGGTCGAGGCGGCCGGCGGGGACGGCCTGAAGTCCACCGTCGAGGACGACGCGGGGCTGGGCTACGTCGTAGTGAACGGGGGCACGGTCGACCTGACCTCCGGCACCGACGGGATCGACGCCTTCACCGACGCCATCGTCACCGGCGGCGACCTGACCATCGCGGCCGGCGACGACGGCATCCACGCCGAGACGGCGCTGGGGATCACCGGCGGCAGCATCACCGTCAGCACCTCGGTCGAGGGCCTGGAGGCCGGGACGATCCTGATCGAGGACGGGCAGATCGACGCGGTCGCCTCCGACGACGGCATCAACGCGGCCTCCGACACCGCCGAGATCCAGTTGGTGATCAGTGGCGGCACGATCGCGATCGACGCCCAGGGCGACGGGCTCGACGCCAACGGTCCGGCCTCGATCACCGGCGGCACGGTGGTCGTGCAGGGCCCCACGAACAACGGCAACGGCGCTCTCGACGTGGACGGCGAGTTCACCATCTCGGGAGGCAGCCTGACCGCCGTCGGGTCCTCCGGGATGCTGGTGGCACCCTCGACCGACTCCCCCCAGGTCTCACTGGTGGCGACGTTCGAGAGCGCCGTCGCGGCCGGGAGCACCATCACGGTGACCGACGAGGAGGGCACCGAGGTCGCCCGGGTCGAGACGACCAAGGAGGCCGCCTCCCTTGTGCTGTCCACCGACCAACTCGAGTCCGGCGCGACCTACGAGGTGCAGGTGGACGGCGAGACGATCGCGACGGCCACCGGCGGTGAGTACTCGACGATGGGTGGCGGCGGGATGCCGGGCGGCGGCTACCCCGGCGGGGACGGCCAGATGCCCGGTGGCGGCGGCTTCCCTGGAGGCGGCACCCCGCCCGAGGGCGGCCCGGGTCAGCGACCCGGGGACACCACCGACGGCGGCAGCGACGCGTGAGGCCTCAGGACGTCGGCGCGCCCCACGGCCCGCGGCGCACCAGCGTGGCCGCCAGGGTGACCGCGAGCGCGACGGAGAGGCCGACCAGGACCATCCCGGGCAGCGTGTGCGACCAGCCGTAGGCGTCCTGGGCCGCGGTCCACACCGCGCCCGGGACCAGCACCCAGACCAAGGCCTGGACCACGTTCGTCGCCAGCACGGCGGCGAACAACCAGTCGGGCCGGGCCCACAGCGCCAGGATGCCGAGGGCGTTGGCCGCCATCAGCAGCACGCCCAGGATGCGCAGCACCACGAAGACGGCCGAGGCGGTCGCCGGGTCGGTCAGGCCGGAGTCGGCCAGCCCGCGCTGCAGGATCGTGTGGTCGAAGGCCGCGAAGACGTGCAGCGCGGTGGCCACCGTGAGCAGCAGCGAGCAGGCGGCCACCAGCACCGGCAACCGGCCGGGCCGCACGTCGGTGCGGGACTCGGTGACGAGCTCGGACAGCGAGGCACCCGCCTCCACCGGGGTCGCCCCCTGGACCGGTGCCGGGGTGCCCATCGGGGGACGGATCGTCGAGCGCATGCCTCAACAATGCGGCATACGGCGGCCGGACGACATAGGGTTTTCCCCCGAGTCGACCCTCAGGTATCCCCCGGATACCCCCAGCAGGTCAGGGTCGCCGGGAACGAGAGGGGGCCGATCCACCGTGGATCCCGACGTGATCATCGCCATCTCCGTCCTGGTCCTGGTGACGATCACCGGGGTCGGGATCGCCGTGTTCGTGCTGCGCCGCTCGTGCCGGCCGGTCGCCGACCCGATGCCGGTGGTGGTGCAGCGCGACGGCGAGCGGGTGGTCGAGATCCCGACCCGGCAGGTCTCCCGGACCAGCCGGGGTATGCCGTTCCTCGCCCTCGGGCAGTACACCGGCACCGGTCTGCTCCGCATCGCGCCCGGCAGGGTCGAGGTGTCCGGCCTGCGGGAGAGGACCGTGCCGTTCGACCAGATCGCGGGGGTCGACATCGCGGCCCGGCGCACGGACTACGTCGCCCTGGCCCTGCACCAGGGGCGCGGCTACGGGTTCATCACCGCCTCCCCGCAGGGCACCGACGCCGTGCTCCTCGAACTCGCCCCGCACCTCCCGCTCGGCGACCTGGCCCGCGAGCGCCTCGCCTGGCTGCACCGGGGCGGAGGGCACCATGACGGATAGCGCGGTCCCGGACCCCGGGCCCCGCACTCCGGCCGACCTCAACCGTCCCGTCCCTGCCGGACGGGTCGTCGGCAACATGCTCCGCATCTCCGGGAACTGGGCCCTCGCGGCCGCGGCCTGCGGCGTGCTCGCGATGGGGTGGAGCGAGCTCGCGGACAACGGCCAGGTCTGGTTGCTCTGGACCTGCGTCGTGGTCGCCGGTCAACTGGCCGCCATCGCCTACTCGGCGACCGGCATCTCGGCCCGCGTCCGCAGCACGAACTACGGCCACGCCGGGTTCGCGGTCGGGTGGCTGGCCTCGCTCGTGCTGAGCTCGCTGATGCTGCTCGTGCCCGCGGTGCTCTTCCGCCTCGTCGGGGACCTGCCCCCGCCCGGGACGGCGGCCCACCTCGTGGCGGCCGTGCTGTTCCCGGGGCTGTTGTGGATGGTGTGCCTCGCGGTCCTGACCCGGTGGTGGCACCTGCCGAAGCCCGTGGGTGCGGCGATCAGCATCGTCGTGGTCCTGGCCGCGTTGGCGCTGGTGATGGCGGTGCCGGTCTACTACTACTACGGGTTCCCCTCCATCGGCGTCTCCGAGCCGGGCACGCCCTGGGTGGGGACGCTGCTCCTGGTGGGCACCGTGGTGCTCCTCCCGCTCTGCCTGCTCGCGGTCCGCGCCACGCCGATCGAGCGGATCCGCGAGGTGCGCGAGCTCTACTGAGCCCGACGTGAGCGGAGTCACATTCCGAACTTTGGGCGGCTCCGGACGAGCACTTGCTCGGCGCCAGATGCGGCGCCGGAGATTCTCCGGTCAACCGGCCCCTTCGCCGAACAACCTCTCTGACCTGCAGTTTTGTGACCCTTCGTGGTCCTCGGGCTCGGCCATACTCGGGGAATGGCGCTACGCATCGGGATCTTCGGACGGGGCCGGCTCGGCTCCGCCGTCGCCGCTGCCGTCGACGCCGCAGATGACCTCGACCTGGCCTGGACCACCGGCCGGGAGGGTGCCCCCGCAGACCGGCCGGTGGACGTCGCGCTGGACCTGAGCAGCGCCGACGGCGTCCCGGGCCACCTGGCCTGGGCCGCCGAGACCCGGACCGACCTGGTGATCGGGGCGACCGGGTGGGACCGGGGCCTGGTGTCCGACGCCGGT contains:
- a CDS encoding ATP-grasp domain-containing protein, which codes for MAAKRNALIGLLLGAEEDWPRAFEQILGLVGPLKVGGETLEIPSERLRISPFDLTDPVRPGLVIDRLAYWYYHPREWLKKAALMNDTYLLNSPFTFQSMEKHSAYCAMLRLGMKIPKTVLVPYKNPVDNVRWAYTSAKYNDSFDLDKIADEVGYPMYMKPFDGGGWRGVSRIEDQDGLHKSYDESGEMLMHLQATVDYDKFARALSIGPETMVMDFRPEQPMHNRYAVSYDFLSPQAGWEAQTVSKVVNAFFGWEFNSAEMLIAGDEVHPIDYANACPDVAVTSLHYYFPWAITALVRWSVYALATNRPATVDLETRRYYEIADDDSLDYQAKMQGYRALADEHFDTENYWNWCDEHLSHLPEAVLEWVDSDGFDKILLDTVRSTYPAHEQEKFLAHFRGLVGLWVKDQKALSGGPSQTPHPEAAVTDPASQSVGSED
- a CDS encoding carbohydrate-binding domain-containing protein — translated: MRPTTSRLSSRLRQAIAATAVAGLLAACSTAASTTPSAAPETAQSTVATDQTGSDSSATTDTDTTSGSGTATTSAGSTSTTVADLVADNTEPHTSDVPDAATAAEDVDAEITLADGASTADGDGVTVDGDVVTITTGGTYLIGGDLSDGQLVVQAADADDVVLVLDGVSITSSTTAPLVVEEADEVTIVLAAGSSNALSDAANYTTGEDGPDGALFSRSDLTITGDGALAVEGNAGDGIVGNDGVLIAGGDITVAAADDGIRGKDYLVIDDGTVTVEAAGGDGLKSTVEDDAGLGYVVVNGGTVDLTSGTDGIDAFTDAIVTGGDLTIAAGDDGIHAETALGITGGSITVSTSVEGLEAGTILIEDGQIDAVASDDGINAASDTAEIQLVISGGTIAIDAQGDGLDANGPASITGGTVVVQGPTNNGNGALDVDGEFTISGGSLTAVGSSGMLVAPSTDSPQVSLVATFESAVAAGSTITVTDEEGTEVARVETTKEAASLVLSTDQLESGATYEVQVDGETIATATGGEYSTMGGGGMPGGGYPGGDGQMPGGGGFPGGGTPPEGGPGQRPGDTTDGGSDA
- a CDS encoding esterase family protein, whose protein sequence is MEREQAEIYGEGLDRPGTVIRYGHYGRPVMAFPSEAGRAWDYENNGMVDAVSDLVEAGRIKIYAVDSFDASSWSNYGLPTEERARRHTAYENWIVNHVVPTIGADSPGHQGIVTTGCSMGAYHAVNFALKRPDLFPVGIGLSGNYDPTSWRSWGEIGQATYFNNPTAYLANAHGDHLAYLRQAVQVLLVVGQGPFEVHPTRSLPGAHQLAEVLRAKGVPHQLDVWGHDSAHDWPWWRKQIAHHLPRFC
- a CDS encoding DUF4956 domain-containing protein, with the protein product MTTPVLMVADAVAILILTFAVYLPRHRRRDLVVAFLGVNIGVLAVSTVLASAMTDAAASVGLGMGLFGVLSIIRLRSDELAQHEIAYYFSALALGLIGGIGTGDVGLSLALMGLVLGTMVIGDHPRLLPAHRRQVVHLDRAVPDQEDLVARLEQLLGARVLGTNVLRLDLVDDTTLVDVRFAVRAGAGSTTAAGDMVATGPAPAAAAPAREGSAGPVRAVPSGSVLR
- a CDS encoding VTC domain-containing protein, producing the protein MDRKYLLDAAAARSTLAALPAGTRVLEIGGHRSFGYRSVYFDTPELDSFAGTAHPRRRRFKVRTRHYLGSGESWLEVKTRGPRGLTVKTRRLRSSDAAVDRAITETLLSRSDQAFVAEVLRQQQVPDIDVTELRPVLGTRYERSPLVLPTAARCTIDTRVTWQDVLGNVLSRPDLVIVESKTGSTPSPVDRSLWRLGIRPSRFSKFGSGLAALHPGLPANRWHPVLADVLAPTA